Genomic DNA from Leptotrichia wadei:
ATGTTTTGTATCTTTTATTATTAATATCCTCAAAAACTATAATTTTACTTCCACTTTGTTTCATGTTATCTTTTTCTTTAAATGGAAAACAACAAAAATAAAAAAATTCTGATTTTTCATAATCTTCCAGGGGATTATTTATATAATTGCCCTCAAAATCCGTTATTAAACCTATTGTAGTTTGAAAGGCAATAGGAATAATATAAGGTAATTCTTCTTCGTATAATACTCTATATCTAACCTCTCCTTTTTTTAAATAATCGTATCGTTTTTCAAATTTATCAATTTGCTTCCTATATTCTTCCTTTTTAACATACGTATCTTTTATATCTTCAATTAAGTCTACAAAGAATGGAGTATTACCAAAATTCATACAACTGTTTAAGTATTCCATTCTTTTTTTATATCCAATATATTCAAGTTTATTTTCGTAAATCATTTTTAGAACGTTTTTCATTTCTATTTGCCTTAAAGCTTTATTTGATAATTTTATACCATAAATTGATATTTCATTTTCATATTGTGTAAAAATATCATTATCACATTTTCTACATATCAAATGAAACGTTCCTGCTTCATTAAGACCTTTATCTTTTTTTTCATATGGCATTTCAAGTATATTATTACTATAATAATATACCTTTTCATTTATCACAATATTTTTTAATATGGATTGAGGAACTGTATGAGAATTACATATCATAGACTTTTCTTCTTTTTTATTTTCCTCTTTTAGGCAATTGTAACAACATCCTTTTCTTTCTTTTTTAAATTCTTTTATCATTTCTTTTTTCATTTTATTTAAAAATTTATCTATTTCTACTTGTTTTTTATTTAAACTTTTTTTTAAATCTTCAAAAGTTATTTGTTCAATTTTAAACTCCATATTTTATAATCTCCTTAGCAAAACTTCCTTCTTTTTCAGTTCCCAATAAAATTTCCTCAACAGTTGCTGCAATATCCGCAAAAGTTTTTCTTGTTCCAATATTTACATTCTTTTTAACATTTTTACCATAAATCATTATTGGAATGTATTCTCTTGTGTGATCTGTCCCTTTGTATGTAGGATCGTTTCCGTGATCAGCTGTGATAATCAGAATTTCATCATCTTTCAAGTTTTTCTCGATTTCAGGCAGCCAGTTATCAAATTCGATTAGAGCCTTTACATATCCTTCAACATTTCTTCTATGTCCGTAAACAGCATCAAAATCAACTAAGTTAGTGAAAATCAATCCTTTTGTATCTTCCTTCAATGCGGCTATTGTTTTTTTAATTCCATCTAGATTGTCCTGATTAGCTTTTCTGTTATCGGTAATTCCTTTTCCATTGAACAAGTCGCTCGTTTTCCCAATTCCAACTACATCAAGTCCAGCTTTTTTCAATCTTTCAAGCATGCTTTCTTTTGGAGGGTCAATAGAGAAGTCGTGTCTGTTCGCAGTTCTCTTAAATTCTCCTACTTTTTTACCAACATAAGGTCTTGCAATTACCCTTGCCACAGGTGATTTCTCATTACAAATTTCAAGTGCAATTTCACACGCTTTATAAAGTTCTTCTAATGGTATAATTTCTTCATTCGCAGCAATTTGAAACACAGGATCCGCTGAACCATAAACTATCCAATTTCCTGTTCTAATTTGTTCTTCTCCATATTGATCAATCGCTACAGTCCCTGAAATTGGTTTATTTAACATAACCTTTCTTCCAGTTTTTTCTTCAAATTCCTTTATAACCTCATTTGAAAATCCGTTTTTATAATTTGGAAACGGTCTTTCTAGCGGCACACCAGCTATCTCCCAATGTCCAGTCGTAGAATCCTTTCCTTGCGACACCTCAATCGCTCTTCCATAGGCCCCTTCAGCATTTTCCACAGCTGGAGTCCCTTCAATCTCAGTAATATTTCCAAGTCCTAATTTACCCATATTAGGCAAATTCATTCCCCCATGAGCTTTCGCCATATTCCCTAACGTATTTGATCCACAGTCATCAAACAAATTCGCATCAGGCAATTCTCCTGCTCCAACACTGTCTAAAACTATTATTGTTATTCTTTCTATCTTTTTCATTTTTTTATCTTCCTTTCTTTTTTATTTAATTATATCTTTTATCTGTTTTAAAAGCAATTGATTTTAAGATTTTTTTTATTCATCAGAGCCATAAACAATCATTAATAAATATTCTTTATACCGTATTATTCCTGCTGAAAAAACATTGTATGCATAAAATTCACTTAAAATAGCTTCATATTTCTTTATCGCTACATAAAAATTTACAGGCTCACCAAACCAATGTGTTATTTGATAAAAAAAACGTCTTACATTCCAGTATTGTTCCTTTTTATCTGCTTTATTTTCTAAATTTTCAATTATTTCCTCAACAGTAAATTCTGTTTGCAATTTAATAAATTCAGAAATTCTATCGTAACCAGTTTTTGTTTCATTTTGTTTTATCAGCTTTTCGTATTTTCTATTTTTTTTGAAAACAATATTCAATTTTTCCAATTTTTTTCTAATATTATCATCTTTTTTTTCAGATGAACTACTTTCATAATACTGCAATAATTTTTTCTTTATTATTTCATTCAAATCATTATTTTTATCATTGTCAATAAAAAATGTATCAATATATATTGCTGTATATTCAGGACAAACCTTCATCCCATCATTCCAACACATTGAGACACCTTCAATAAATCCTTCAATATAATCCCTATTCTTCATTGTGATAATTCCTTTTCAAAATCATTATTTTTTATAAATATTTGTCAAATCGTCAAAAACAACTTTCTCATAAATTTCAGCATCAGTTATAAACACATATTCATCAAAAAATACTTCATCATAAACCCACACACTAAATTGACTAATAGAATATGGCATTATTTCATCAATTGTTAAATTTTGGAAGAAAAAGTTTTCTGTAATAATCCCATTTCTAGCATTTTCTACATCGTATTTAGTTAGGCTATTTCCCAATTTTTGAATAACGTTTTCCAATGGAACAGACAATTTATTCTCTCTTAAACAGTTATTTGCCATACCTAGATATTTTTTTACAATGCTATTTTTTATTTTGACATCCCATTCTTCTACATTATCAAGAATAAGAGACATCTGTTTTTCCAATTCCTTATTATAAATTTCAGCTTCTTCCATTGACACATACACTTTTTTCCCAAGCCAATCAACTTCAAAATCCTCAATATCGCCATTATCATTTATATTAAATACCATTTTCAGTTTTCCTAACTTCAATTTTCATCTAAAATGAATCCCAGAAAATGTCATCTCCATTTTCTTCAATATATTTATAAATTTTTTCTTCATTCTCAATCAAATCCTCAACTATTTCAGCCACTTTCCGTATTTTTTCCCAGTTTTCCTTAGTATTTCCAAAATAGCGTCCGACATATCCCCCAGCTTCAGGATCAGAATCATAATCTTCATAAAGTTCTGGATAATTATTCTCTAAATAACTTTCAATTAAAGCTGCCCATCCATAGCCATTTAAATAGGCTTCTTCATTAATTTCAGATACTTTTTCAAAAATTTCATCAAATTTTTTATCATTATTCATTAGACAAAAAGATACTTGATCGTTAATGTCATCCTTTATTTCCTGTATTTCTTCCTCTGAAAGTTCCATCCCACTTTTTTTCAAACTTTCAATATATTCCTCAAACCCTTTTTCATCTTGCTCATCAATTGCTACATATTTCATAAATTTATCCTTCTTTTCTTCATTTTATTTTTAACCAATCTCCAAAATCGCCATGTATGATAAATGTTCATTCCTATAAATCATTATTTTTAATAGAATATATAAATATGTGTAATATTCATATAAATACGTACTATTTTTATAATTTTAATCATCACATTTTTTATAATTTTTAGGCATAACATTATTCTGAAAATAATAAAAATTAAATTTTATACTATTAAAATTTGTATTTCCATATTCAATTATTATTTTTCTATCTTTTTCAAAAAAATCATCCATAATATAAATTTCTTTTTTCTTTTCAGAAATTGATATACTGTAATTACTATATCTTTTCATAATATAATCTTTTTTAAAAAATCTTATTACAGTTACTACCAGTAATAATATTATTATTGTAAACAATTTAATCATTAAATTTAAATATCCCCATGCAATTCCAACTGAAAAAATTATCATTAAACTAAATACTGCAAAACACATCATATAATGCTTTTCAAAAATTGAATATTTTACATATAATTTTTCTTCCTCTTTTTTTTCACGAATTTCTTTTTTTGGATAACCTATTTTCTCCAACAAATATTCCAAAATTTCATCTTTATTTTTTATGTCACAAAAAATATAACTTTTTTTATGATTACTTTCTATTGAAACATCCATTATTAAATTACAGAAATACTTATAAATATTCATTGAGCTGTCAAAGTTTAAAAGAAT
This window encodes:
- a CDS encoding phosphopentomutase; its protein translation is MKKIERITIIVLDSVGAGELPDANLFDDCGSNTLGNMAKAHGGMNLPNMGKLGLGNITEIEGTPAVENAEGAYGRAIEVSQGKDSTTGHWEIAGVPLERPFPNYKNGFSNEVIKEFEEKTGRKVMLNKPISGTVAIDQYGEEQIRTGNWIVYGSADPVFQIAANEEIIPLEELYKACEIALEICNEKSPVARVIARPYVGKKVGEFKRTANRHDFSIDPPKESMLERLKKAGLDVVGIGKTSDLFNGKGITDNRKANQDNLDGIKKTIAALKEDTKGLIFTNLVDFDAVYGHRRNVEGYVKALIEFDNWLPEIEKNLKDDEILIITADHGNDPTYKGTDHTREYIPIMIYGKNVKKNVNIGTRKTFADIAATVEEILLGTEKEGSFAKEIIKYGV
- a CDS encoding DUF2262 domain-containing protein; the encoded protein is MVFNINDNGDIEDFEVDWLGKKVYVSMEEAEIYNKELEKQMSLILDNVEEWDVKIKNSIVKKYLGMANNCLRENKLSVPLENVIQKLGNSLTKYDVENARNGIITENFFFQNLTIDEIMPYSISQFSVWVYDEVFFDEYVFITDAEIYEKVVFDDLTNIYKK
- a CDS encoding immunity 51 family protein, with amino-acid sequence MKYVAIDEQDEKGFEEYIESLKKSGMELSEEEIQEIKDDINDQVSFCLMNNDKKFDEIFEKVSEINEEAYLNGYGWAALIESYLENNYPELYEDYDSDPEAGGYVGRYFGNTKENWEKIRKVAEIVEDLIENEEKIYKYIEENGDDIFWDSF